Genomic segment of Dermacentor albipictus isolate Rhodes 1998 colony chromosome 5, USDA_Dalb.pri_finalv2, whole genome shotgun sequence:
atatatatatatatatatatatatatatataatattcgtTTTGCGTATCTTGCATGCAAGTTTAGCGATTCAACAGTTGTCAGTATTTGAATCAACTAGACGCTCACACAAGGGGGTGCTCCAGCCCTTTTATTTGTGTACTTTCTGTATGCCGTGCGAGATTGTACAAGGCGTATTTTTCCGCCGTTGGGATCGAAACTTCTTTTCTCCCGGTATGCACTGTACACTGTATGTGAGGTTCGTGACAAATGTCCAACATAGCATAAAATTAGGTTTGTGCTTGTGGTAAGCTAATGGCACAAGCTTAGTAGGCGAAGGGTGCTCAAACGAATTTCTAGGCACGGGTGCGGAAAAAGTACACTGACGGTGTGAATACTCTTGCCTGatatttccggtaaaaaaaaggATAATGGAAGTGGGATATTTGGTAGTCTGGTATGGCAAAGGGCTCCAAAGGATCTTAACGTGAGTCTGTCAGTCTCCCGGTTCAGGCTGTTTGATGCCGCTAGCCACTTCAGCAACGGAAACCAGGCGACTCTACATGTTTTGCAGCAAGTGGGAGTGGAATCTTTCATATTCACCGTGAAACCTTGTCTCATGAATGGTCCCTGTCGTGTCCAGAGGGCATTCTCGTCCTTCCTTTGATAGCTCAAAAGAAGTGAGGGGGAAAAAAGGGTGAGCCTTCCTAAATGTTTGATGAATTTTAGTACTCCAGAACTTTGCTTTCTTGTATGCAGAGCTTCTTTTTTCACCTTCAGTCTTATCAGGATGCAATCTTATGCCGACTTGGGCAAGGTACGCTTGGTGAAAAGCTTCTCGAGATATTGTGTGCTCATGTGTTATGTATCAAAGCACGCAGTGAACGATTATAGAAATGCACTAATAATTGTTTGTGTTGTTGCCTTTTACCTCAATATTCATGCTAGCGAAAGCCAATGTTTGTacaggtttttattttttgcgaTAATTGCTTACGAATTCATTCTTGTTGCATCTCATTGCGTAGCGCATGGGCTGACCTGCATAAATCTGTAAACTATATGGGGCACATTACTTGATTTGCGAGCTATCGTTGTTTGTGTGATAGGCAAATTTCGCACTCTTCAAAGAAAAACATAGCATATGAAAATTGCAAATGATTTACtggtgctccacagctgctgatGACATCAAACTAATGTGCCTAACGATTAAGGGTGGTAAACAGAATTTTATTTCATTGGATAAGCATTTTTCTTTCTAGAGTGATGACAATGTGAACCGCATGTTGTGGAAGCTATAGTTCTTTGGAAATTATTTACTATAAAGGTACTGAATTCTCTTTTCTCTCCGCAATAATGTTGCCATTTCAGACACCTCAAGCGAATGCAGCAGCGACATGGACTGTTCACAATCTCTGAGCGAAACTTCGGCATCAGTGCGCCGGGCTGGAGAACCAGGTGAGCAGGGTTGTATGCATAACTGACATAAGTCTTTTGAAAATGGTGACGACTGAAATCTCATTGGACTGCTTCCTATGATAGCTGCTGTCTCCGGTGAACCTGTTTCCAAGGGGTACGTCCAGAGTCGGCCGTCCCAGTCGCTGCTACTCTTCCAAGAAGGTGATTGTTATTTCGTATCTGCTCGAACAGCCTGAGGAGGTATGGCTCAGAAATATGCTACACTTCCTTGTCTGTGCGCTGTGCAGATGCAGATGGTGCCAGCCCTACTGGTTCTACGCTGAACCAAGCTTGTTCCCACGCCAGTGGCTTCATAATGGTTCAGTGTAAGTGTTAATTCCGCCTGTGGTGCTTAGTTATTATTTGTGCATTGTTGGGTTGCTGGCTTCCCTGTCAGAACTGTGCTGTCACTATATTTTGTTCTTTATATTCTGTGGGCGCAGCTGACCACACATATGCAGGACCAAGCACTGAAGCAAGCGCTTCATCTCTGGAACCTGGCACGGCAGGGGTGGCCGCAACACTGTCAGCGAGTGCTGATCTGTCACCAGGAGCTCCGTTCAGCAGTTCGCCTCTTTCTTATGAAGGTTAGCAATTTTACAACGCTTTCGCAATATTGCGCGCTTTTTGATGCTACAGGACTACATGCAGCTATGACTAAACCCGACGTAGCAACTTATTGCTCTTCCGTCGACTCTGTACGTTGCAGGATCTTTCACCAGCCCCATCAATGAAAGGCGGCCACTGCAGAAACTTCGAGCCAAGCTCGGGCAGCTGCGTAACCGCAACAAGAGGCTGCAAGGACTGCTGCTTCAGCGTCGTCGCATGAAGACCACTGCCGAATTGGTAGATAGTCTGCGTGAGCATTTAAcaccagctgttgctgcttttgtTGAAGCTCAGTTAAAGATGCACAATGTCAGCAGGTTTGGCCGTTGATGGTGCAGCCAAAACAAAACCTTTGCTTTAGGTTTATCCTTTCACAGCCCAAAAGGTTACAGATATTGCAAGAAACTCCTGAAACTTCCATCTGTTAGGTCACTGCAGCTGTGGCTTGCACGCGTACCATTGAGGGTCGGATTTTATCCTGGAGTTTTTGATTTGATCGAGGAACGGGCAGCGTCTTTTCTACGGCAAGACAGGGCTTGCACCATAATTTTTGATGAAATGCATGTTTCAAAGGAGCTGTCGTACAATCCAGTGTCGGACAGATTTGAAGGCCTTGAAGAGTACAGTGCAGCACAAGGTCCGAATCTTGCAAACAAGGCGCTTGTGTTCATGGCCAAAGGAATATGTACGCCGTGGAAGCAGCCTCTTGGCTACTTCTTTGCAGATAAGGCAGCGCTTGCAACTGTTCTGCATGACCTTCTCTTCAAATGACACAAAATGTTGGTTGGAGCTGGATTGCAGCCTGTGGCTGTGGTTTATGATCAGGGGAACCAAAATGTTTCTCCGTTTTCGAAACTTGTGACCCCTGAAAAGCCGTACTTAAGTGTGAATGGTGAaccgcttttctttatttttgatcCACCGCATTTGCTCAAGTGCTTGCGCAATATGCTCTTCAAGTATTACTTTAGGGTGGGCAGTGACACAATCAAAAGCTCGTACATACGACAGGCTTATGAGAAGGATCGAGAAATGCTAATTCGGTCCATCCCAAAGATGAGTGCCCGGCACTTCAATTTAACTTTTGCTTCGAAGATTTCTCTGAAACTCGCAGCACAGGTATTCAGCAATCATTGCGCTGCTGCATTGTGCACATTGGTAACATTCCAACAGTTGCCATCAGAGGCTATCCACACAGCCAGATTTGTTGAGAGGATCGATAGACTCTTTGACAGTCTAAATACTTCACAGAAGCGGGGAAAGTCTCCGTATGCATCTGCAATTTGTGCAGGATCTGTGCATGAAGAGTTTTTGGAAGAGTGTATTGCAGTTTTCGAAAACATCGAAGTTCTAGGCTGTGCGCGGCAGCCTCTTTGCATCCGTGGCTTCTGCCAAACTATGAGGGCTGTGCTGCTGTTATAGAACCACCTGGCCTCTCGCTATGGTTTGACATACCTCCTTACCAGGCACCTGAACCAGGAAGCACTTGAAAACACCTTTGCTATTGTTAGGTCGAAATCTGGATCGAACAGCAACTCGTCTTGCCGGCAGTTTCAAGCAGCATTTAGGCATCTTTTAGTTAGCAACCTTTTCAAACTGTCGGAAAGCAGCAACTGTGCTGAAGACATGTCTAGCCTTCGAGCCACTCTCCCAGTGTGTTTATCTACGTCTGCTCCTTCTCTCTGTACAACTGCCACATCTTTGCCAGTTGCAGTAGAAGTTTTGCCATATGATTATCAGTCTCCAATACTAGAGAACAACATTGTCTATTTTGCTGGCTGGCTTGCCTACAAGTTTATGAATGATCACAGGTGTGTTACAGGGCCACATACGTGCGAGGTGAGGCTAGAAAATGCCGCCTTTGCCGATCAGAGCCAAGTTCTCTTGTACTTAAGTGTCAAAAATCCTGGAGAAGGTGACTTTGGGAGCCTGTCAGTTCCTACACCCTCGTTTGTAGCTTTCATCAATGCTTGCGAGCAGGTTTTTGTCGCATCTAGTTCCAATATTGTGGGAAAAGAACACGTAGGGCATGATCTGTGCATGTTGCTTCATGCCAAGGTAGAAAAATCGCTGACTGTGTGTGGTGATGACGTTTATGATGGTTTGTTTGCCCTGTTCGTCAGGGTGAGGCTGCATTGGCTTGCACGCAGAAAAAATCTTGAACTGCACAATCAAACTACTAaacggaaagccacgaagcaagcACTGAGGCTAAGCAAATGAAAAGGATGCAATTCCCGAGCTGTTGGCTGAAGATTTTGTGAAGTTGCAGGCTATTATGCAGCCTGTTCAACAAATCAGCTTAGTCTGGTTTAACGGTTGCAAAGGGTTTTTTTCTGGTTCACAGCCtggttttattcttttattttttacttgtgtattttgatttgctAGGATGTGACCTGGTTGCTCACAGGGGCAATGGTTTAACAATGTAGCATCTTTCATCGTTCATTCTACTATGTCACTCTTTTAGGGTACTTTTATGCCATGTACAGCCTGTTCAAGTGTCACCTATGTACTTGTGCAATATTGTCAGATAAAACGCCATACCGATAAAGCGAATGCCTCTGAAAGGAGACTTTCTAGGCAATGTTTTAACCTAGTTTCAGTGGCGCTGGGATTAATTTTTCCACCTGCTCGCCCCCCCTGCAGTTCCGTGCTGGCAGGTATAATGAAATCAACCATTGTCATCATAACTACCAATCGGCACCACTGGCTACCAGGCCACCTTTTAGCAGGCTAGTTGCTTCTCAGAGTTTTTAGTAGGATCTTTGTCAGCGCAACGAACAGAACAGCGCTGGACTTTTATCTGGCTATATTGTAGCGTACACTACACTGATTACATGCTTTACTGCCCCGCGAATGTCCTTGCACTTCACTGTACGCTGTACTTCATGTGTACTTTTGTTGACGTAAAATTACTTCAAATTGATCCGGCTAACGACTAGAAGTACTCTGGAGATGGTACGCCGGCTCAATGTATGGTATTTGCTCCTACGTTGAGCACGTTTGAGGGTGCTAAAGCTGgctttaacattgccatgcagatgtaaacgcacctgctatattctttcagctgaagaaattaaatgtgAAGAATAATCCCAGTGTGCTCTATGGTCTGTGTTGATGCGCCTACTTATGTCATGTTATGTTTGTTTCAATTGAAGCTGTCGTAGCATTGTTTTCTATACTTTTCAATTTCCTAACTGACAACGTTCGTGGCACTTCAGGGCTTTTTCCTATCTGCACTGTgactatggggaaccagcgctggccaggaggcgctacgacatttttcatgcgttactaaaatatgctgaaaccgtccgatagggaggctacgaagatggcacgacatatttagcgataagaaacgtgcgcctgtatcaatgtttgtctagccagatgcggccagccaagttctgtccatggccatgcgcgctgcgtagagcgcatgcgctgctacgtcctagaacgtcggttccctgccgtttgaggagccgtgaaaagtgtgactcaagacaatcggtgaatttgctgacacgaaatcactgcgtgtgctactggaaactgtgtctaccgctcgctaggctgtgtgttacggcgctgctgtcggcacgcgaagcttcagcgctggttgcccattgaGATGATTAGCCAACTTATACAATACTGCTTGTGCTGCCAGTGacatgtattttttgtttgtgtgccaagggtgtgctttgtgactgtatttgtttggttgctgcaataaacaatgaatatgaaactatgaaaaccatacttgccgtacactctattgcgaactgtgcactTGAGCCAGTGCTTTGTGCATCATACCTTGCTGTACTCAAAAGCTCTCAAAAGTACTAGCACCAGCATTTGCACTACGAATCATGCACGCTTCGCCAGTGTCTGGAAGTGTTGCTGCCTTTCTATGCTGCCCCTCCTTTACCAGTCACTTTCATTGCGTTCCCAATTGCACATTAACAAGGCCATAACTAGCAGGAACTCGAGCACATTTGACTGGCAAAGGTTGGGGCGCGCTGAAAGGCAGCAACCTTCGAGAGGTACGGGCTCGAAAACTCTGATTCTACAGAAAGACCGCTTTATAATTCGCGCCAAAAGCATACGTATGCGTGACGTCATTCTACGTCACGTTTGCGTAGTTTGCCCCCCAAAATCCAGGGGGCGCTGGAGTGCCCACGAGCCGCCATTTTTTGGACCAATGGGCGTCTATGAAGCCTTCGCTACCAGTACATCTACCTTGGTGCGCCGGTTACCGTCGGAGCCGCGGTATATAAGCTCTTATCAAAGGGGCGTGTCGCAGTAGCGCACGTGTAGGCTATCGGTAGACGTGCAGCCACTACACTCCCCCGTTCTTACTGTAGTTCGGGCGCATGCACTGAAACAAAGAGTAGTTCATGGTACATAGCGGTCTCGAGGGCGCCGCTGCCTTGCAGGATAACGCCGCTCTGCCATGGCTGGAAGAGAAGCTGGCTGCACCGGGTCGCAGCTGTCGGGTCGCGGCTGCTCGGGGTCGTAAAAGTCCATATTCCTGGCTTGAATTGTGTGGTTCTGGTGGCACTTCCAGGCAAACACACCTCGACCCGTTTCCAAACGAACTCTGTATGAAACAGATCCAGTCCGCCCTAACACAATCCCAGGCAACCACATTGCACCGCGTCTGAAATGTCGCACAAAAACACTTTCACCCACAGCGAATTCACGTGCGCGCTGCTTGCGACGCACTGTCTGGACGAAGTGCCGCGTCGAAACCTTCTGCTGCAGCGAGGGCTTGACGGCATCCAGACGGGTGCGGAGTCCACGCTGTAGCAGGAGAGTGGCCGGCGCCTCGCCCGTGTTGGCATGTGGAGTGTTCCTGTAAGACAACAAAAACTCTCCCAACGTGGTGCTTAAGCTCGCGGCAGTACTTTTCCGCAGTGCCGCTTTCAAAGTATGGACAAATCGTTCAGCTTGTCCATTACTTCTCGGATGGTAGGCTGACGTCTTTACATGGCGCGTGCCAATGCTCTTAAGGTAGTTTGAAAACACAGCTGAGATGAATTGCGGTCCATTGTGAGATACCACAACTTCAGGGTAACAAAACCTGCAGAAGATTTTGTGGAGACGGTTTACTGTGTTTTCCGCGGACGTGTTTTGTATTTGGCACACCTCCGGCCACTTGGAGTGAGTGTCGACCACAACCAGGAACATGGCACCCTTGAAAGGTCCTGCAAAATCGATAtgcagacgttcccatggtctGGTTGGCCATGCCCACGGGTGCAAAGGAGCCGGGCAAGGCATCGCGCGTTGAGGTAAACAGGGGTTGCAAGAACGCACTTGGGTCTCAATGTCGCGATCGATGCCTGGCCACCACACGTAACCGCGTGCTAGTTCTTTCATCCGAACAATTCCAGGAAGTCCCTGGTGCAATTCTTCGAGCATCTGCGACTGGTGTTTTCGAGGAATAACGACACGCATTCCAAGAAGAAGACACCCTAGCTGTGCAGAAAGTTCACAGCGTCTGTGAAAAAACGGCTTCATTTCTTCACTCACGACGCTCTCAGGCCAACCGTTCATGGCGTGCTGCATGACTATCTTTAGAATCGGATCTCGGGCCGTTTCGCGTGCCACATCGCGACAGTTGATTGGCAAGGACTGCATGCGTAGGAGATAAAACTGGTCATCCGAGCATTCTTCACTGTCACTTGGCAGAGGCAATCGAGATAAGCAATCTGCTTCGGCGTTTTGACTCGATGGCTTATACTTCAAAGTAAAATCGTAAGCAGACAGAAAGCCCAGCGTTGCAGTCTAGCTGCGGCAATAGTTGGTATTCCCGTCTTGGGAGCGAACATTGTCTGCGAGGGT
This window contains:
- the LOC135918047 gene encoding uncharacterized protein, whose protein sequence is MLLLRSFRRPCTSLLCHRSVRFAARCTAAAVFSVLSFPSACGQCEVFFRLCTLRALLLKRLAFHFKMSLRHVKKRCSVVHCDSVDSTIGVTLHRFTLDFHRCRAWAQFCRNVSLEKKAPSQLRELRICSRHFEPSVYLPSGRLRHDALPTRASIADTSSECSSDMDCSQSLSETSASVRRAGEPAAVSGEPVSKGYVQSRPSQSLLLFQEDADGASPTGSTLNQACSHASGFIMVQSDHTYAGPSTEASASSLEPGTAGVAATLSASADLSPGAPFSSSPLSYEGSFTSPINERRPLQKLRAKLGQLRNRNKRLQGLLLQRRRMKTTAELVDSLREHLTPAVAAFVEAQLKMHNVSRFGR